The segment ACTAGTCATCAGCCTTCGCGGAATTTTTTTGAGCGACTTTTTGGTAAGGGCGTGTACCTATTGTTTTTGGGTCTGCATCGATACCGTTGAGCAGATCCGACATGGATATACCAAGTGCAAAAGCTATCCGCGAGAGTGTCTTAAGATTTAGGTTTTGCCGACCTGCTTCAACTCTCCAAGCGTAGTTATTGCTCATTCCTGCTGCCTCAGAAAACGATTGCTGAGAATGACCAGATTCCATCCGAAGCTGTCGAATCCGAAGTCCAACTGCCTGTAAGAGTGGTTCACCGACTTCTTTCGTCTGTTCTGTCATGCGATCTACTCGTCATCTTCCGCTGGGAGAAAGTTGATTTCGTAAATTGCCGTTGCGAAATCAAGTTGATCAAAAGGTGACTTAAGTTCGCATAGTACTGGCGCATCGTTCAGATTTCCAACCCGCAAGATAACGTAGGTTTCAGGGTTAGCGTCCGCGAATACTTTCTCTGGAGCGGACATAAAGAAGCGCGTTTCTAGCGGCCCCTGAGTAGCCTTAACTTCAACTAGTCTGTCTGTCCCATCGAGTTCAAAGGATTTGATGTCATATCCTTTCGTGTCATCTTCCAATGACACATGCTCGATTTTCTCTACCAGATCAGGATGGCCGCGTAGTCTCCATTGTTCATATTGAAGCGCAAATTCCTCGCCGACACGGCCAACTATGTCGTTGCGTTCTTGCTTTCGCTTATGGTCAATTTTCTTCGGAGCAGAGCCCCCCTTTTTTCTAGGTTTTTTCTTAGGTGGTTGAGGAGCCGCGCGTTCTACTTTTTCAAAATTTATCTCAGCTGGCAGCTTTAAGATGGCATCTGGCTTGGTAGTATCGGTGCGACCACCTTTAGCCTGGTCACTTGCAGGACCGGCTGGAATCCCGATATTGGCGATAATCGCAGCAAACTTTTCTATCTGTTTTTCGTCAAACGAGTCCCATTGCCTTGGCCGTCTGGGTTGCCCAAACTCCCGCAGCAATGTTCGCGGATCTTGCTTTGGCGTTGCCATTATCTCAAGAGCAAGGCAGACCGTTGCTCGAGCCTTTCCACGTGGAATTTTTCCGCCAATGGCACGGGCAACTTGATCTGCCGCTGATTGTGTTTCCTTATCTGCGGCAACCTCTTCAGCATAGTCATCAAGGTCATACTCAATGGCCTCAACAGGTACTTTTTCGTCTCTGAAAGCGGAGCCGGGCGCAAAGCCATCTATAGAGTTGTCAAGGTAATTCAGAATGAAGAGCGCATCCCAGTTGTCGAGTAATTTGTGCGGGTCGTATGATGACCGGAGCTCAGCCCAGTATTCAGCATACGATACATAGGCATCTACATTCAGTTGCCGAGCTTCATGCATAAGCAAGAATGTCCGCGCAAACTCATCTGCCATGGAGTCGTTCGCCACATCGTACTTCAACCAAGAATCAAGTGTCGCGTTGCCTAACTCTGTAAGTGTCGCCGTATCGACGGCACCAACTACAAGACCTGCGCTCCTAAGATCCGTTATTCTTTGGACTTGATCATTGTGAGTGAGCGGTTCACCAGCCCGAACAGACAATAGATTAACCGTTACATCGTCTAGATCACGCATTGATGTAGCGAATGGATCAAGACGGCGCTCAGTTGTTCGATTACTTTTGCCGGTGGCTGTTAACCAATCAAGAACGCGTGCTCCTAGCCCGACATCATCCCAATCCACTGCTCGCTCCTATCGTCACCTGCTTTTGCGGCGATACTAGCCTTGCTTGCGGAGAAAAGAAATTCCTTAACTTCCTTTGCCTTATGGCCACCATAGCTTTGGTAGTTAGTTCGGGAAACCGGCTGAAATTTGACGCTGTTCGGTTGGAACAGGTCACTACGAAAGAATGCTTCAAGAACTTCTTTTCCGAGGAGCTCGCTTTCCGCAGTCTTAAATTGTCCCCAATGGTTTCGGCCATCGAAGTAGCTTAAAACAACATGGTCTGCTTTGGAGCGTTCAATGAGGCGCTTGAGTGAGGGCATGAAGCCAGTTTTGCTGCAAAAAGTTGACTTGAAATCACTTTCCATGTTTTGCCCTCGAACAAACTCAATCCGCGCAAAGAAGTTGTCAAGGTCATCAACTTCTGCATGGGACGAAAGCAAGTTAAGCATGAAGTAGTACGATGTATATTGCCGAAAATTGTATGGTGGATCGAGATACAACACTCGGTGACGAGGGATCGTGCAAACAAAATCCATCGAATCTTGCTCTTTGCCGATGTGAGTGCTCTTCAAACCGCTAAAAATCTCGTCGGGCGGCACTTCAAGCGATATAAAATTAAGTGCCCGAGAATCGATAAGATCCCTTGGGAAATCATGATAAGTGCCTTGCGTATTGCTTACCTTTTCAACGGCACTTAACAGCATTGCTGTTAGGATGCAGCGAGTGCGCTGATCAATTGATTCCGTTCTAAACCAATGTCTTATGCGTGAAAGCGCTCTATCAATCGCTTTAGCGTTGTCGGTTGAAAAGAAGCGACGGCGACCGGTAGTGCCCCTTGAGCTTTGAAAGCCACTTTTTTCGCCTTCTTCACAATAATGATCAAATATGTCAGTGCGGCGTTCGAGCTGAGGAAACTTTCCATCATATGGTGCTATGAGTTCGGTTGCTAAGCTTTGCCAGAGTTTCCTTCGCTCTGTCGAAGATACTACACGACCATTAGGCGCGTATGGATGGTTTCCCGAAAAGAACGCATGTGCGAAAACCCAAGAAAAGTGATTGATGTCGTTGCACGCAACGCGGTAACCGGCTCGACGAAGTGATGCAGATACTGCCAAAGAGCCCGAGAATGCGTCAACAATTAGGTCGCCTGGGCTGGCAAGTTCGCCAATGGCATTAATGATCTCATCCGAGATCGTAGATTTGTTGCCAAGATAGCGCTGAATTAGACCGATTTGCATAGTATCAGAACTTCCTTGTCATCGCGTTTTGAGTTTGAGTTTCCTGTGCTGTTGAACTGCCTATAACGATGATCCATCGTTTGACATTCCACTCGGCTTTTCCCAAAGGCACCAACGCATATTTCTTGTAGCTCGGAAAGAGAGACCATTCTAGCGTTTCCATCCGAACCAGCGGAAGATGCAGAGTAGCTGATTATCGCAGAAGCGCCTTGGGCTGCGATCTTACCCATTAGACTAGCGAATGCTTTGGGCGCTTTGGAGCGAGCACTGAAAGCAGATTTATAACGGTTTTCTGGGTAGAGCCCTGTCGTAATCGGGGTGTTCGCTGGCAGCTTTGGCACTCCATCATCCGCTAAGGTCTCTAGAAAATGGTAAAATCGAGAATATTGCTGAGCTGTATAAGGCGGATCGAGGTAATAGAGTTGCTGAGCACCAATATCGCTAACGATGTTTTCTGCAGCGCCTTTTAGTGAGCGATGTTCATCTTGGGAATAGAACGGTGTGGAGGACACAGATTGACAGCCCTCCAAGAACCGAACGATGATGTCTTCGCGACGATCAGAAAGAAGTCGCCCATCGAGAAAGCGAGTATTTTCGGAAGTGGTTTTAAATGGCTGTGCAAAATGCTTTCCTGCTGAGTGCACGGCCACTGATGCGGCATGCATCAATGCGGTTTTCGAAGCAGCCCGCTGCCACAAAGACAGTTGCTGGTTGCCCGCAAGCTCTGCACAAAGTGAGTGCAATATATCTAGCGAAAGTGTTTGCCTAACTCCAAAATAGCTACCGGCGTACACTGAAGTCATCGGTGATGTATTTGATGCCGTATCAGGCCGTTTCCAAGATAATGGAAGCCCTTCATAAAGATCTCGAAGAGCTGAAATATCTTGAGTGGCGATGGCTTCGTCCTCACGAACCATCGCACTCGTCCATTGAGCATATTCAGGCGTCGCCATTTTTCTATCAAAGTGTTCGTTGAGCCCCTCGAGGGTCAAATTTTCGCCTGCTACTCGGTGCACGCCAAGAAGAGCAGTTCCAAAAATTTCAGCATAAGCTTGTGTATCTATTGCAGTTACTTTGTAGCCGTCTGAAGCAAGCGCCTGAGCAACAACCGTCGAGCCCGTGAAAAGGTCCACGACTTGTGCGTTGGGAGCAACCAGCTCCGCAACTGCAGCCCGAATTTCATTTAGCACTCGCATCTTACTGCCCAGATATTGAACCGGGCGGTAAGGAGCATAGTCCGCTTTCGCGGCTTCAGAAGTAATTGGCGCACTGACCATGGTATTCACGTTTTCGCTTTCATCTAACCGTCTGTAGGCCATGCGACCACAAAACTACATCTTCTACGTGCGAATTTGCACTAACGCGAATATGTACTTTAAAGTACATACAGTCAACGTCTATTTGACGCCGATATTTTGTTGCCTTGGCGCAAAGAAAAATTGCCCTTACGTGCATGATCAAACAACATCTTCGCTCACACTCCCTGCCTCTGGAAAACGTTCAGAACGTGAACATCTTTCTGCAATGAAGGTATCAAAAGTGTAGTTCTCAAAGTACTGATTGCATGAAAATAATGGCTTCTTTAGATGTCTTTCAGCGACGATAGTTAGGTAATCCCCCCCGGTAATCCCCCCCGAAAGTAAGGGGCTGCGGAAGTAGAATTTTCTCGGCAAGATGCATGAGGAGATTCAGATGAAGATGACGAGATACAGTGAGCCGCAGATCCTTGCGATCCTGCGCCAGGCCGAAGGCGGTGTTCCGGTGGCCGAGCTTTGCCGCGAACATGGTATGAGCACAGCGTCCTTTTACAAATGGCGGGCGAAGTATGGCGGGATGGATGCTTCAATGATCGCGCAGACCAAGGCGCTTGAAGACGAGAACCGACGCCTGAAGAAGATGTTCGCAGAGTTGAGCATGCAGAACGAGTTGCTGAAGGAAGCCCTTGGAAAAAAGTGACTGGGCCATCTCAGCGACGAGAGATGGCCGCAACGGCGGTAGAGCGACGCGGGGTCAGTGTCGCCGTGGCGTGCCGCACCTTTGGGGTTAGCGAGACCTGCTATCGCTACAGCCCGCTTCTGAGCGATGAGAACGAACAGATTGCCGATTTGCTTGTCGGGCTGACGGATACGAGGAAGACTTGGGGCTTCGGACTTTGCTATCTGCACCTGCGCAACGTCAAAGGTCATCCGTGGAACCATAAGCGGGTCTATCGCATCTATTGCGCGCTGGAACTGAACCTGCGGATTAAGCCCCGCAAACGGCTAAAGCGGGATAAACCCGACGCGCTGGCGGTACCCGAGGCCCCCAACATGACCTGGTCGATGGACTTTATGGCCGACAGGCTGAGCGACGGTCGTCAGTTTCGACTGCTGAACGTGCTGGACGACTTCAACCGCGAAGGGCTTGGCATTGAGGTCGACTTTTCATTGCCTGCTGAACGCGTGATCCGGAGCCTCGATCGCATCATCGAATGGCGTGGCAAGCCCGGCACGATCCGGGTCGATAATGGCCCTGAATACATCAGCATCAAGCTGCTGGAATGGGCTGAGAAACAAGGTGTTACCCTCCAGCACATCCAACCAGGACAGCCCCAGCAGAACGCCTACATCGAACGTTACAACCGCACCGTCAGGAATGAATGGCTGGACCAACACATCATCGAAAACATCGAGGAGGCCCAAGACTTCGCCACGCAATGGCTCTGGACTTACAACAACGACCGCCCGAACATGGGCATCGGCGGCATCACACCCGCACAGAAACTGAAAATGGCCGCGTAAGTTCTACGGCTGCACCCCATTAAAAATGGGGGGATTACCCAGCGACGAGTACAGACGTGATGCGGTTCGCATTGCAACAAGCAGTGGACTGACGCGACCTCAGATTGCGTCTGATTTAGGGGTTGGTGTTTCGACACTGAACAAGTGGGTTCAACACCATCAGAATGATGACCTGATGTCCGGCCCGCATGAGGATGTGGAGAAGGAGAACGCCCGCCTTCGCAAAGAGAACCGGCTACTCCGCGAGGAGAGGGAAGTGTTAAAGAAGGCGACGATCT is part of the Puniceibacterium sp. IMCC21224 genome and harbors:
- a CDS encoding helix-turn-helix domain-containing protein, with amino-acid sequence MTEQTKEVGEPLLQAVGLRIRQLRMESGHSQQSFSEAAGMSNNYAWRVEAGRQNLNLKTLSRIAFALGISMSDLLNGIDADPKTIGTRPYQKVAQKNSAKADD
- a CDS encoding DUF3883 domain-containing protein, producing MDWDDVGLGARVLDWLTATGKSNRTTERRLDPFATSMRDLDDVTVNLLSVRAGEPLTHNDQVQRITDLRSAGLVVGAVDTATLTELGNATLDSWLKYDVANDSMADEFARTFLLMHEARQLNVDAYVSYAEYWAELRSSYDPHKLLDNWDALFILNYLDNSIDGFAPGSAFRDEKVPVEAIEYDLDDYAEEVAADKETQSAADQVARAIGGKIPRGKARATVCLALEIMATPKQDPRTLLREFGQPRRPRQWDSFDEKQIEKFAAIIANIGIPAGPASDQAKGGRTDTTKPDAILKLPAEINFEKVERAAPQPPKKKPRKKGGSAPKKIDHKRKQERNDIVGRVGEEFALQYEQWRLRGHPDLVEKIEHVSLEDDTKGYDIKSFELDGTDRLVEVKATQGPLETRFFMSAPEKVFADANPETYVILRVGNLNDAPVLCELKSPFDQLDFATAIYEINFLPAEDDE
- a CDS encoding DNA adenine methylase; this encodes MQIGLIQRYLGNKSTISDEIINAIGELASPGDLIVDAFSGSLAVSASLRRAGYRVACNDINHFSWVFAHAFFSGNHPYAPNGRVVSSTERRKLWQSLATELIAPYDGKFPQLERRTDIFDHYCEEGEKSGFQSSRGTTGRRRFFSTDNAKAIDRALSRIRHWFRTESIDQRTRCILTAMLLSAVEKVSNTQGTYHDFPRDLIDSRALNFISLEVPPDEIFSGLKSTHIGKEQDSMDFVCTIPRHRVLYLDPPYNFRQYTSYYFMLNLLSSHAEVDDLDNFFARIEFVRGQNMESDFKSTFCSKTGFMPSLKRLIERSKADHVVLSYFDGRNHWGQFKTAESELLGKEVLEAFFRSDLFQPNSVKFQPVSRTNYQSYGGHKAKEVKEFLFSASKASIAAKAGDDRSEQWIGMMSG
- a CDS encoding DNA adenine methylase, coding for MVSAPITSEAAKADYAPYRPVQYLGSKMRVLNEIRAAVAELVAPNAQVVDLFTGSTVVAQALASDGYKVTAIDTQAYAEIFGTALLGVHRVAGENLTLEGLNEHFDRKMATPEYAQWTSAMVREDEAIATQDISALRDLYEGLPLSWKRPDTASNTSPMTSVYAGSYFGVRQTLSLDILHSLCAELAGNQQLSLWQRAASKTALMHAASVAVHSAGKHFAQPFKTTSENTRFLDGRLLSDRREDIIVRFLEGCQSVSSTPFYSQDEHRSLKGAAENIVSDIGAQQLYYLDPPYTAQQYSRFYHFLETLADDGVPKLPANTPITTGLYPENRYKSAFSARSKAPKAFASLMGKIAAQGASAIISYSASSAGSDGNARMVSLSELQEICVGAFGKSRVECQTMDHRYRQFNSTGNSNSKRDDKEVLILCKSV
- a CDS encoding IS3 family transposase (programmed frameshift), with product MKMTRYSEPQILAILRQAEGGVPVAELCREHGMSTASFYKWRAKYGGMDASMIAQTKALEDENRRLKKMFAELSMQNELLKEALGKKLTGPSQRREMAATAVERRGVSVAVACRTFGVSETCYRYSPLLSDENEQIADLLVGLTDTRKTWGFGLCYLHLRNVKGHPWNHKRVYRIYCALELNLRIKPRKRLKRDKPDALAVPEAPNMTWSMDFMADRLSDGRQFRLLNVLDDFNREGLGIEVDFSLPAERVIRSLDRIIEWRGKPGTIRVDNGPEYISIKLLEWAEKQGVTLQHIQPGQPQQNAYIERYNRTVRNEWLDQHIIENIEEAQDFATQWLWTYNNDRPNMGIGGITPAQKLKMAA